The sequence below is a genomic window from Anopheles cruzii chromosome 3, idAnoCruzAS_RS32_06, whole genome shotgun sequence.
CTTTGGTGTGTCCTTCTGGAAACCCCATTTGCTAGTTCTGGAAAGTACTGGAACCCCGTTCTGTGTCGGTTATCCTCTTTGTTATTGGCTGTTGGCGTTTACGAAGCGGTTTAAGGACGTATAACGCTTCAGGGTACATGATGCTGCAGTTTGCGAACTCATTCTTGAGTGGCCagaagttttattttaatgatgaAATAGACGATGCTCATTTCAGatgcaaaaaaatattttgtagctttttggtttaattttgtttttctttatagAATAAATTGTGTACATTTTGCCTTTGCATTCAAACATTGTTTGCATTGAAGATTCATGTTAAACGTTTTCATTAATAGTCTTTCTTAAAGCATAATAAAATTCTGAATTGTTGTTAACAATCTTTTTGGACTCTTGCTATCGCGTATACGTTCATCGTTTAGAATATTTTCGTGAAATGTTTCTCATAAAACAAAGGTTCTTTATAAATGTAGAGTTAGCAAGAATTGACATGAACAAACTGACTGCCTGCTGACCGAATATGCGCCCGGCAGAAGATCTAGACGATAGCCCTGGGTAGGAACAGGAAAATGGCCACTTTATCTCGCGTGGAACAAGTTTCGAGTCAGCTAATCAACGGGAATCGGTGTCAGACCCAGACGACTCGTATGCAAAATGCTCCGTTTCTAGGACTGCGTTGGACCGGATCGCAGGAATACGCGGGATGGGTTGGAGCGTGCCGCTGCCAAAGTGGCCAAAGCGAACCGAGAGAAATTGAACGAACGTGCCGGAAAACGAAAAGGCCAGCCGAAAGGGCGTTGGGCTTCGCAGACCGTCGAGCCGTGCCTACCGCCACGTACACTTATGGCATCGTTAACAATTACGATTACGTGTGTTATCATGGTATCTGCTTTGGCTAATAAGATTAAATTTAATGTAATCTCACCTAATCCTTTTGCCGGTGGTTCTCGCATGCAAACCCGCAACTTGACTCCACGATCTCCACGGCGGTAGAGGGCACGAAAGTTCTAATTATTTTCGTTGCCAACTTCCGCCGTGTGGTCTGTTGAAGCCGGAGAGGCACTCCGCCTCCGAGTTGAACTAGACCGTGGGATCCACTGGATGGTCCAGGACCTTCTGGTGGCGCGGGACCCAGACGGGACGTGAATTCCTTTCCACGGCCCGCTAGTGCCCTGCTGACGAGCTCCACAATGGTACGCTGCTGCCATTTTGATTGACATAATGCCCCGACTTCTCGGTTGGTCACTTTGGCGGGCATTCCTTTTCACCCGGGGGATTATCGGGTCAGGTGCCCGTTACGGCCGGACATCCTGGCGTCGTGCCGTGGctgagatgatgatgataatcgTTTTTGATGGCCCGAAGACCCGAAGTTGCCTAAAAGTGAAATGTCGTTCGGACAACTTTCGGAGTCCTTCCAGCGAGGGCCAGCGTTCGCCAGCGAGGGCCAGCGTGCGCCAGCGGGGATCTACTACAATTGCTCATCTGCAtttataaaacataaatttatctCCATTTAAAACAAGTCCCCCGGACCGCTGGAGCTGCGCGGAAGAGTTTGCCTTAAGTTTTGCCGAATTGCGAACATTATAAAAATGCTTCCGAACGCTGCAGTGCCGCCACATTGTCTGGcggctcgggctcggctcGATGGCTTCGAATGCGTCCTGCCGCTCTGGGGAGTCTGTTGGCCCCTGATCACACGTCCCACTGTCCACTAACTCTCActttgacacacacacacacacgttcacGCAGACCATGACAACGATTGCAGCCTGGGTATGTAAATCCcttatttattcaacatttagtCGAAATTGGTGCACTTATTGTTATTGTGATCAAATCGTAGCGCGCCAGGACTAGACCGACGGCTAGACGGGCAGCAACGCAATAGAAACATGCGACACTTTTAAACTGCGCCATCGGGACATCGAGTGGAAATTGAAACGATAACCAAGGCGGAGTCCGGGCACTCCCCGGGTACAGTTAGGAGGGTGGGGACGCGCCGGTACCCGGGAGGGCGAATTCGTTCATCGGAGTACCCCGCACCGCCAGTCCGGATATTTTTAGCACcgccccggccggcggttCCTGAGGCGCGGACAGTTCCTTGGCAGCGGTCGTGGCGAAAAGAATGTTCAGTTCGGGGCCTCCGAATGCGACGGAGGTGACTTGGGAGACCGGCAGTGGAATCTCCTGCACAATCTGGGCCAGCCTGGggaaaaaaatgtggaaaacgGTCAGTCTGAAGGAGCCACCGAAACGTCGTGTTTCAGAAGCGAAAGGAATGTTGTGTTGGTCTTAGATGGTTAGAACTATGAAAGGACAGCAAAAATATCGATTCAGGTTTACGCATTTTTCTGCAAGCATCCCAAAGTTACATCCAATGTTACAATGGAACAAAGTCAATTGATTGGAAAGTATAAACAACGTTTAAACCCGAAACGAAAGTTACGACGAGTTCCTCGACCCAACATTCGTAATGTGCGCTTTGATTTCCTAAGCTTCCAAAGCAACAGTGTCATGCTTACTGTTGTCCTACTTACTGTGGGTCAATCTTGACGATTTTAGAACCGGCAAACATGGCCACGTACAGATTGCCGTCTGCATCGCTGGTCATACCGTCCGCGATGAACTCGGTGGCTGCTTCGTCATCCTTCAGCCGTATCAGCACCCTCTCCTCCGCTGCGGCGATAACACGTAACAGCGCAAGTTGAGCACCGGTAAATGGTCCTTCGCCTCCTCCCGGTGCGGCCTCACTCACCCAGATTGCCGTCCGCGTCGATCGCGTACTCTTTGATGTCGAACGCGAACGAATCGATGTAGTAGAACCTGTTTGTTCGCGCACTCCAGGTGAGCCCGTTTGAGATGTGTACCTTACTCTTGAGCGGCACCATCCGGCAGTCGGCGCCAGCCTCGTAGCGGTACAGCTTGCCGTCGTCCATCTCGAAGTGGTTGCGAGAATCTTCCGCCAGCATGGTGCCGGCGTACAGACGACCGTGCGGGTCCACCTTACCATCGTTGAACCGATGGTCCGCGGCGTCTGGGCCGAGATCGGCCAACACTTGACGGACGCACGCTTGCGGAGACCGACCATCCCAGCtgaccagcaccagccgggTGCCGGAACCGACCACGAACTCACCCCGCCGACCCTGCACGGGAATGATGAACGATGCATACGTAGCGCCCTCTGTCGGTCGGTAAGAGATGTACTCACGCCGGGGATTAGAGGCGGACTCCGCCGGAAGCTCCCACCTTAGCTACCCACTTACCGAGAGGGGCCGAATACGTTTTGGCTTCTTGCCAGTCGTACCGGTGCAGGGTGGCGCTTAGAATGCACACATAGTACAGACTCTGCGACTCGGCATCCCAGTGTGGGCCTTCTCCCAGCTGCAGAAACGGACCGGGCAGTACCTCGACCTTAACGTTCGACATCGTGTTTCGCTTTCCGTAGCCCAATTTCAGTCCAAGAACCATGAAGCTCGAAGAAATCAGCTGGAATACGGCGTTATCGGTTAATTACTCGATGCTGATAAAAGGTCTACTATCGAAATCTGATTGGGACCATCATTATCACCATCGAGTTGGGATTTAGTAATGATAAAAAACGGACGTAATGCTATCGTTACCTCACAACAGTAATGTGACGTAAGGCTTCTGTGAAGCAATTCTTATAGACAaccgaaaggaaaatgaaaacttttgaGGAAATCTCCTAGCGGAAATAATAACTACGAACTACGAACAAATTTTTTTGGATAACCTACAAAAAGAAGTACCTCAAGGTGAGGTTTGCATGCTTTAAGGTCAAGGTCAAGTCCCCGTATCGCAATCTGTCTCAAATTGGCATATGCCTCGAGCCCGAATATGCGAATGCACGCAAGGTGCATCGATGAAGTGTTGACGCGACCCTACTATTTGTCCatgaaacacgcacacacacactctctagGCAATCAAAGTGCAAACAAACGCCAGGCAAACTGCAGTGACCTGCGACAATGGTGGGACGCCTGGCCGTGGTGTATAAAATATCGACGTAACTGTCATCCGTAACGCATTACCGATTATGGGCGAGCGATATCAAGTGGAAACGATACCGCCATTCACCGAGCTCGGCGAAGGGCCGCACTGGGACATTGCCACCCAGAGTTTGTACTACGTAAGCCTCAGCAACGGATGGATCTACCGGTGGGACTACGTCGAGCAGAAGGTGTACAGTGCATCAATCGGTGAGTCACAGGATGAACGGTTTCGCGTGAAACTGATGGTCCTACTTCCGCTCGACAGATGGAGTCCAGGAGGCGAGCTTCATCATCCCGGTGAAGGGGCATCGCGAATGTTTCGTAGTCGGTGACTTGAATCGGGTCACCGTAATCCGCTGGGACGGCCGTTCCGGGAAGGCGGCAGTATGGCGTGAGCTGGTGGCAACTGACCCGAAGGTAGCCCACAATCGCCTCAACGATGGCAAGGTGGACCCGTGGGGACGGCTCTACTTCGGGACGATGCTGAAGGAGCAGCTGGGCGATCCGTTTACGAAGGGCAGCGGCCACCTGTACCGGTACTGTGACCGAACGAAGAAGCTGGTGGAACAGGAGCGCAACCTCTTCATCTCCAACGGTCTGGCGTGGAACCGGCAGACGAACAAGTTCTACTTCGTCGACTCGGGTGCCAACGAGATCAAGGAGTATGACATCGATTTGGAGGGCAACTTTAGTAAGTATCCGTCGTTTGGACCTCCGGCCGAAAGACCCAGTTCTAACGCACTTTCTACCCCGCGCACAGCGAACGGAAAAACTTGGTACGACTTCAAGGTTAATGGCAAAAGTCCGGGCTACTTCTGCGACGGCATGACGATTGATGTCGAGGGCAACCTGTACGTCGCAATGTTCGACTACTACAAAGTGCTCAAAATTTCTCCCGAGTATGAAGCGTTGCGCGTGCCCCTGGGCGATTGTTTGTGAAGTGTTCTAATGTTTTGCTTGGTTTTCTTGGTATTACAGTAAAAAGATCCTACAGGAAATCAAGATCCCGGCTCAGCAGGTGACATCGGTAGCTTTCGGAGGCCCAAACTTGGACGAGTTGTTCGTTACTACGGCTGCGAAGTTGGTCCGAGTGCCGCAGAAAGATCCAGCCGGAGCCCTGTTCAGAATCACCGGCCTGGGCGCGAAAGGGCTACCGATGAACGATGTGGTTCTGGACCTGTGAGTCTGGAGAACATGAAGGtgattgattaaaataaaagaaactgTCAATATAGCATTTCGCCAATTTTGTTTCAATGgaaaattgttgaaaaattagCTCCCCTTGTGTCTGGCCGCTTCTGAAATAGTTTCAGCGAAGGCCATCAGATTAAGTTCGAAGGACATTTTTACTCTGGCTTTCGGCCCTAACTGGAGAGTTGTTCAGTTTATGACATTCTTTCATTAGTTTCTTGGACTCCGGTCCTTGACTATGGATGGTAATATTCAAGCATCGAGACGGGAGACTCATTATTCGTAGGTCAGGATTCCACTGCGGACGCAGAGGCGGATTCATCTTCGTCCTGACAGTAATGGTGCCGgtaatgaataataaaaacttCTGATGATTTATGAACAGCAGCGACCAACGGAAGGCCAAAGATAGTGTTGGCGATACTCGTGATGCCATTCACTTCACTTCCCAGTATGACTGCGAACTAGGACACATTTTCTAATGAAGTATGTCATTGAGCACTTAGAGCTGGCGGGTAATTCGCAGACTGAAGACTAAGGTTATTAGCTAACAGTTCAATTCTTAAGAGAATCGTATATTTAGAAGCCGAAATAGGCTGATCCGAAACAATCttgattgtttcgaaaaatttgaaatgaaacacaattttcccATAATTTTTGAGGTGAATTTTGTTTGCCGGGCCAATCAGTGAAGTCATTGTTGAGTTCATCGTTAAGCTCTTATATTGTCCTTGTAAACTTGGATACAATATCCATCAACTCTGTTCCAATTTTTGAAATTACAAACTGTTGGCAGTTCATTATTGACCCCGAACTCACCAATTCATATAGGTTTTGGTCGATAGTAGTTGAGTGCTGCACGTGACAAATCTCGAAGCTGTTAAACGGGTTGACACTTGGAGCCGTTCCATAAAACCCAGTCTTCGAATATTTAGCTTCCTCCAAAATCGAggattgaacaaaacaaaccacaaaattGTGTAAGAACAAAGCCTATTCAACGCATAAACCATGCAGTACCTTTTCCAACAATTTCCCACCATTTTCAGTTCGTGTTTCAGTTTTCAAAAGCTTCAAAATCTTTCCTTCTTGATCGAGATTGAAAAATGGTTGACTTTATCGGCGGCTCACAGTAAGAGGCTATCACTGAGCCTAtgtcagctgtcaaaacttGTCCAGTTTTTATCCGTTTCTCagaaattttcttttcctttggTTTTCGAGCTCGTTTTAAAGGTCCTTTGTGGCAATGGAAAACAACAATAGCAATGTAACGAATGCGAACAATACTTCGTTCTGTCGAGGATCCAAAAGGTAGCTACTGGTGGCGCCGGGAGCGTAAGCTGATCCATCCGGAAAAGTAGTCAAAGTAATTGGCCCCGTCGCGCGCGTACGGAACACACGTTCTGGCCGTAGTGGTCGCAATGAATCATGTGCGGTGGTTATGGTTTTCCGATAGGAAAGCACCCGACAAGGACCGGGAGCCCTTTTTTTATCGCCACCCAACGCTCGTCCTCGACGACAATGAGAGCTGTCAAGCGTGTTCATTGGACAAATATTTGCCTCCAGCTCCTGCAGGGTCCGGGCTCGGGATATGATTTACTGCACGGACTGCAACTGGCTAAGCAGTTGCTGAGTAGTTTCCGTTGATTTATGGTCCCGACGAAACTTATAAGGTTAGGGCGCCGGCTAAATGCTCTTCCATCACGGCCTTCCCGCCGTAGTTGGCCGTCGCACACTGACTGCACTTGCGTGCCGGTTCCGTTACTGCGCCCGGTTGGATGATAAATCCAGCAACGGAGACGAAGGTCACAGGATTTCAATCCGCTTTAATGGGTTCCCATCGGTAGCCAGGATTAACACACAAGAGCCAGTCTGTTTTCTCACCTTCCCCACCCGACATCGTCGCCGTCCAGTCCAGTCCTTTTCTCTTGTGCGTTTTGCAAATCGAAATCCATCTTCCTTCCCGAAGGGAGGGGACAAAGTATGCACAACATAacgtttgtgttttgtgtccgTCGCTCTAGTGGTTCCCGTTCCGTACGGCGAACAAATCGCGTCTGTCACGTCGCACTACATGGCTACCCGGCCCCCCTGACGGTAGTAACGGGGACGGGATGTCAAATGGATACTTTGTATGGGAGCCAAAATGGAGCCCTTTAAACTGTTTGCCGTCCTTTATCGGTCGCTTCCGAATATTGACGAAACTGAATTCTGGtctctctggttttttttggcgTGGTTCGGTTTGCACAGCTTGGTCTTCTACAGCTGATAAATCAGGTTGTACGAAGTAATGCCCGGGGTGGGCACTGAGCACTGACATTCGCTTACTCTTACTTCGATTGAAATGATAGTAAAGAGCAACGGGAGCACAGTGGCGGGTGcacaatttttcaaaatcaagATTCTGCGTCTAGTGGAATGGAAACATTCTTTTTATGTTCTGATTGATC
It includes:
- the LOC128271363 gene encoding regucalcin-like, yielding MSNVKVEVLPGPFLQLGEGPHWDAESQSLYYVCILSATLHRYDWQEAKTYSAPLEGATYASFIIPVQGRRGEFVVGSGTRLVLVSWDGRSPQACVRQVLADLGPDAADHRFNDGKVDPHGRLYAGTMLAEDSRNHFEMDDGKLYRYEAGADCRMVPLKSKVHISNGLTWSARTNRFYYIDSFAFDIKEYAIDADGNLAEERVLIRLKDDEAATEFIADGMTSDADGNLYVAMFAGSKIVKIDPQLAQIVQEIPLPVSQVTSVAFGGPELNILFATTAAKELSAPQEPPAGAVLKISGLAVRGTPMNEFALPGTGASPPS
- the LOC128271364 gene encoding regucalcin-like, with the translated sequence MGERYQVETIPPFTELGEGPHWDIATQSLYYVSLSNGWIYRWDYVEQKVYSASIDGVQEASFIIPVKGHRECFVVGDLNRVTVIRWDGRSGKAAVWRELVATDPKVAHNRLNDGKVDPWGRLYFGTMLKEQLGDPFTKGSGHLYRYCDRTKKLVEQERNLFISNGLAWNRQTNKFYFVDSGANEIKEYDIDLEGNFTNGKTWYDFKVNGKSPGYFCDGMTIDVEGNLYVAMFDYYKVLKISPDKKILQEIKIPAQQVTSVAFGGPNLDELFVTTAAKLVRVPQKDPAGALFRITGLGAKGLPMNDVVLDL